The Lagopus muta isolate bLagMut1 chromosome 8, bLagMut1 primary, whole genome shotgun sequence genome contains a region encoding:
- the SPEG gene encoding LOW QUALITY PROTEIN: striated muscle preferentially expressed protein kinase (The sequence of the model RefSeq protein was modified relative to this genomic sequence to represent the inferred CDS: deleted 1 base in 1 codon) — translation MHRAQTRGGTSGASGESGRVMGRAPPSPGIPPKRAKVTAEQGTAEKGPTRLAAPAFVRKLKNAAIGTGCDIRLRVVVVGNPQPNLRWYHNEEQLAPRGEEYGTLWIRDSTKEDAGVYTCIAENERGEAMTSAVLAIIDMEDSETGEDEPSDPQVTQRSELQDETAFSTPTGGSDTLVDTSMNTTPTSVLALSQAEERSSWSGSQQTVVEKEPDANLPMRGPYLRPSAWQPQGTPRQANAPSPRGTEVRHLGVEPLVRASRANLVGTSWGSEDSLSVASDPYGSAFSLYRGRALSLHVSIPQGGYRRDDPHSGSVSPKPGAEPPHSPAALPLTSKPPIIRSPSPRTGLCPPTPSGATPQPSARLPSSSCTPVTPRRTSSVPADYQDTVPEEYEEKIKKPKSQSQGSTQDSRPATPMSDASGRISVRASPKLVRAGSRIFERLQYFEERRGSLEQADSPFPTRPWLPLRKTRSFDQPGWEWRPGTPGGWRDGEGSAASRRQAFRQKAASFDERGKFAGRVQDIEHKFSEELSRIKRTVSKQQLRRSQELGKAEPQPSAEPPAARTPRGSALPRKVPPAKASAPAEGTHVIQHLALSSVALVGPNGEPEPGGQRARRGLARGGAAEEVRKAVQQDGGEVRKKEQWLLAQATPRGRAAEGTPCPDGGPVAATRAPGVVSEGLAARLAVPHGLYRRPEVSAEVRFLPWAKPGLEQEARLERSWAGQHGTGKEVERRQAKVAEKKESVRTAQEGRGTRSKAKGRRARPTSPELESSDDSYVSAGEDPLEAPIFEIPIQDTAVAVGTEVLLKCIVTANPQPEVSWRKDGVPLRSSTARPIKAEGERHTLLVRSARVADAGLYTVTAANEVGATCCSAILSVRPAPAVERHGNLAPPLGQVSPITSDEEYLSPLEEFPESGTPQHRPAMKLQPRAEHGAAHSSSESSFKAAPTFEVALLDQSVLEGQDVSMSVRVRGEPKPIIYWLRNRQPVKYGRRHHAEEAEGARGLYTLHILAAERTDTGFYTCKAVNEYGTKQCEAKLEVRARPECQSLAVVAPLQDVVVGAGELALFECLVAGPPDMDVDWLSRGRLLQPALLKCKMHFDGRKCKLLLTSVHEDDSGIYTCKLSTAKDELTCSARLTVKPSVQPLFTRKLEDVDVVEGRTARFDCMVSGTPAPTVTWSHFGQMVQEGENVRIQRDGGLHSLVIVHVSSEDEGHYMVTARNIHGHVECSAELYVEEPRPSAASQISKLEKMPSIPEEPEQAETEAECFTMPDFLKPLHNLEVVESKEAVLECQVAGMPYPSITWFHNGSRIDSTDDRKMMQYKDVHRLVFRAVSHTHAGVYKSVIANKVGKATCYAHLYVTDVVPTPPDGPPTVASVTGRAITLTWNKPKWLDTAIDPSSVTYVVQMQVLGMTQWMVLVAGVRDTTYTVHGLTKGAQYLFRVITATPKTNSKPSPLVGPVKLLDRGPYLDEAPVILDKPDVVYVVEGQPASITITINHVEATVIWKRGGQVLGEQEGTCEMTMPDDDQHCLRLLHVGRGAAGLLACEVSNHHGTARCTLHLHLAEAPRFESIMEDIDAQEGETPRFAVVVEGKPLPDIMWYKDGELLEESSHLSFVYEDNECSLVVLGAAEPDNGVYTCTARNLAGEVSCKAELVVRTAQPAADATMEEDALHKARRLTDYYDVHEEIGRGAFSYLRRVTEKSSHLDFAAKFVPGRTKAKQSARRELHILSQLDHERIVFFHDAFEKKNAVIMVMELCAEDELLDRMARKPSVCESEVRSYMRQILEGICYLHQHQVLHLDIKPENLLMADSSSEQVRICDFGNAQELTPDELQYCKYGTPEFVGPEIVNQSPVSIVTDVWPVGVIAYLCLTGISPFVGENDKTTLMNIRNYNVAFEERMFQGLTREAKGFVIKVLVNDKLRPNAEQTLEHPWFKTLAKGKVISTDHLKLFLSRRKWQRSQISYKCNMVLRPIPELLEDTSNHLSIAVPRHLKESPALSSSSDSDDLDELPFIPMPHQVEFSGSRMSLNEIPTDDEMPGPAEGLRQEVAMPGDGSAMEWQSEAKGKAVVALGKRPRAPGPRRQCAEVEAPSSSDEEDPEAQKRLEYPRKAMRKGSSLESPESARRGELKRGSSADSALLSRPPGLEEGAEVGREPRRALAKAASMELPRRRGAEDEHAQRLELMRQRLLRGGTADGKVSGLRGPLLETLGVSPNKKGQWPPRMEQLAPSVPRLVRAASSEAATPHLLPPERVLQKSSSFSHGDAEPIVRHRRSGAPLEIPMAHTEVQRLKESPSLSALSEARPQMPETTVPQPPAAKAAQERRSSTEERAQSQARAATTTVGKKPTEEKVPTKAEATRATGTPGVGAARPRAATPQQPSAPGARTPKMSSYAEVMQAMGAMWEGELATKEAPQPAAPAEHPAPAPAPEEKKEVQPTGSSSSLLIQDIDSEEVFEAKFKRSRESSLSRGLKLLTRSRSEDRHLASPSARDDGIYRPTPAGVPLELRRSQPAGLEKSKSVQDLHEVEKDSSFLRRMSVLLKRTPPPERRKSKGEEGGGDTPTRGRRFSWSLGLGSSKERRDSESLKSEPGAGGESPVVAVRRKISATMERVSSRLRSLSDERPEDEGSGELGQRRPSLLRRSISEGDSLRRVGVVAQDQVGPPPAPAPSSESLRSEGSTRSSASAKGEGQKRSRWERWGLSRMKKEKVASQPSIPSSVLREDGSAAGRQYASSESDFPPIFHIKLKDQVLLEGDALTLCCLPAGCPTPRIVWMKDKRSLQADNVLNIISCKDGRQMLTISKVSRKDAGLYECAAANTMGTAISSCTLAVARLPGRPGTPEIAQKYKNTVLVLWKPAESKAPCTYTLEHRLEGEHEWKLVSTGITDCYFNVTELPPGSAAKFRVACINKAGQGPYSTPSGKVHLEATDSHAAPAKNTAIPVPDKAASSRSTQTPQAQLEPPASGLPPTTPPRKHKAVLQKPEQALQPGVPEGEQPDPKLPPNITVCEPPELVFTAPQTTAMPHTGTTAAPMDTSAPTLPTRVSHQPRAPSPSKPSPAPSASTTPNTAPTRKMPPYMVTSFVSMPPASPPAREVPASTLSSKEPSGDSRAPDGTALRQGVPQKPYTFLDEKARGRFGVIRLCKENATGKLFMAKIVPYEAERKQSVLQEYEILKALHHERIMALHEAYITPRYLVLICENCAGKEILYSIVDRFRYSEDDVVSYVLQLLQGLEYLHGRRIVHLDIKPDNVVVSGTNALKIIDFGSAQTYNPLVLRQLGRRVGTLEYMSPEVVKGDPVGSAADVWGVGVLTYIMLSGRSPFFELDPIETENRILAGRFDAFKLYPNVSQSAALFIRKVLTVHPWSRPTVKDCFANTWLQDAYLMKLRRQTLTFTTNRLKEFLVEHQRRRGEAVTKHKVLLRSYQGGQPPGPQ, via the exons atGCACCGGGCACAGACACGTGGCGGCACCAGCGGGGCCAGTGGGGAGTCCGGGAGGGTGATGGGGAGAGCCCCTCCGAGCCCCGGCATCCCCCCGAAGCGTGCCAAGGTCACGGCGGAGCAGGGGACGGCTGAGAAGGGCCCCACTCGCCTGGCGGCACCGGCCTTTGTGCGGAAGCTGAAGAACGCGGCCATTGGCACTGGCTGTGACATCCGACTgcgggtggtggtggtggggaacCCCCAGCCCAACCTGCGCTGGTACCACAACGAGGAGCAGCTGGCCCCACGCGGGGAGGAGTACGGCACGCTGTGGATCCGGGACAGCACGAAGGAGGACGCCGGTGTATACACATGCATCGCTGAGAATGAGCGAGGAGAGGCCATGACTAGCGCCGTGCTGGCCATCATCGACATGGAAG ACTCGGAGACTGGCGAGGATGAGCCCAGTGACCCCCAGGTGACGCAGCGCAGCGAACTGCAGGATGAGACAGCCTTCAGCACCCCCACGG GTGGCTCCGACACCCTGGTGGACACCTCCATGAACACGACACCAACCTCAGTGCTGGCCCTGTCTCAGGCGGAGGAGCGCTCCAGCTGGTCAGGCAGCCAGCAGACTGTGGTGGAGAAGGAGCCAGATGCCAACCTCCCCATGCGGGGACCCTACCTCCGCCCTAGTGCCTGGCAGCCACAGGGAACTCCAAGGCAAGCAAATGCGCCGTCACCACGTGGCACTGAGGTCCGGCACCTGGGTGTGGAGCCGCTGGTGCGGGCATCACGGGCTAATCTGGTGGGCACAAGCTGGGGGTCGGAGGATAGCCTTTCTGTGGCCAGCGACCCGTACGGCAGCGCCTTCAGCCTGTACCGAGGACGGGCGCTCTCGCTCCACGT cagcatcccccagggggGATACAGGCGAGATGACCCCCACAGTGGTTCCGTCTCCCCAAAGCCCGGTGCTGAGCCTCCACACTCGCCAGCTGCCCTGCCGCTGACCTCCAAGCCGCCCATCATCCGCTCGCCGTCCCCAAGAACCGGCCTGTGCCCTCCCACACCCTCCGGAGCCACCCCGCAGCCCTCTGCTcgcctcccctcctcctcctgcacgcCCGTGACCCCCCGCAGGACATCTTCAGTGCCGGCTGACTATCAGGACACCGTCCCTGAGGAGTATGAGGAGAAGATCAAGAAGCCCAAGTCGCAGTCGCAGGGCAGCACGCAGGACTCCCGACCCGCCACC CCCATGAGTGACGCGTCGGGCCGCATCTCGGTGCGGGCATCTCCCAAGCTGGTGCGCGCCGGCTCCAGGATCTTCGAGCGGCTGCAGTATTTCGAGGAGCGCCGCGGGAGCCTGGAGCAGGCGGACAGTCCCTTCCCCACACGGCCGTGGCTGCCTCTGCGCAAGACGCGCTCCTTCGACCAGCCAGGCTGGGAGTGGCGGCCGGGCACGCCGGGGGGCTGGCGGGACGGGGAGGGCAGTGCGGCCAGCCGCCGCCAGGCCTTCCGCCAGAAGGCCGCCTCCTTCGACGAGCGGGGCAAGTTTGCCGGGCGCGTGCAGGACATCGAGCACAAGTTCTCGGAGGAGCTGAGCCGCATCAAGAGGACCGTGTCCAAGCAGCAGCTGCGGCGCTCGCAGGAGCTGGGCAAGGCTGAGCCACAGCCATCTGCCGAGCCTCCCGCCGCCCGCACTCCACGCGGCTCAGCCTTGCCACGCAAGGTGCCACCAGCCAAGGCCTCAGCTCCAGCTGAGGGCACGCATGTCATCCAGCACCTGGCTCTCTCCAGCGTGGCGCTGGTGGGGCCCAACGGGGAGCCGGAGCCGGGGGGACAGCGGGCACGGAGAGGCCTGGCACGGGGCGGCGCAGCAGAGGAGGTGAGGAAAGCTGTGCAACAAGATGGTGGGGAAGTGAGGAAGAAGGAGCAGTGGTTGTTGGCGCAGGCCACCCCGCGGGGCCGTGCTGCTGAAGGGACCCCGTGCCCGGACGGAGGTCCCGTGGCTGCAACCAGGGCCCCTGGGGTGGTGAGTGAAGGGCTGGCTGCCAGGCTGGCCGTGCCCCATGGGCTGTACCGGAGGCCAGAGGTGTCTGCTGAGGTGCGGTTCCTGCCGTGGGCAAAGCCGGGCTTGGAGCAGGAGGCCCggctggagaggagctgggcAGGGCAGCACGGCACAGGGAAGGAGGTGGAGAGAAGGCAGGCAAAAGTGGCGGAGAAGAAAGAGAGCGTCCGGACGGCTCAGGAAGGCAGAGGCACGCGGAGCAAGGCAAAGGGGCGCCGGGCCCGGCCCACCTCTCCAGAGCTAG AGTCCTCCGATGACTCCTACGTCTCAGCGGGCGAAGATCCCCTGGAAGCGCCCATCTTTGAGATCCCCATCCAGGACACAGCGGTGGCTGTGGGGACAGAGGTGCTGCTCAAGTGCATTGTCACAGCCAACCCACAGCCAGAAG TGTCCTGGAGGAAGGACGGGGTGCCGCTGAGGAGCAGCACGGCACGGCCCATCAAGGCGGAGGGTGAGCGGCACACCTTGCTGGTCAGGAGCGCCCGGGTGGCCGACGCCGGTCTCTACACGGTGACGGCGGCCAACGAGGTGGGAGCCACCTGCTGCAGCGCCATCCTCAGCGTACGGCCCG CCCCCGCCGTGGAGCGGCATGGGAACCTGGCCCCCCCCCTGGGCCAGGTCAGCCCCATCACCTCAGACGAAGAGTACCTGAGCCCACTAGAAGAGTTCCCTGAGTCTGGGACCCCGCAGCACCGACCAGCCATGAAGCTGCAGCCCAGAGCGGAGCATGGGGCTGCCCACAGCTCTTCGGAGAGCAGTTTCAAGGCTGCACCCACATTTGAG GTGGCTCTGTTGGACCAGTCGGTGCTGGAGGGGCAGGATGTCAGCATGAGTGTCCGCGTCCGTGGAGAGCCCAAGCCCATCATTTACTG GCTGCGGAACCGGCAGCCTGTGAAGTACGGCCGTCGTCACCATGCAGAGGAGGCGGAGGGGGCTCGGGGTCTGTACACACTGCACATCCTGGCGGCTGAGCGCACTGACACCGGCTTCTACACCTGCAAGGCTGTCAACGAGTATGGCACCAAGCAGTGCGAGGCCAAGCTGGAGGTCAGAG CTCGGCCCGAGTGCCAGTCCCTGGCTGTGGTGGCTCCCCTGCAGGACGTGGTGGTCGGGGCGGGGGAGCTGGCACTCTTTGAGTGCCTGGTAGCTGGCCCGCCAGACATGGATGTGGACTGGCTGTCACGGGGCCGGCTGCTCCAGCCCGCCCTGCTCAAATGCAAGATGCATTTTGACGGGCGCAAGTGCAAGCTGCTGCTCACCTCCGTGCACGAGGACGACAGCGGCATCTACACCTGCaagctcagcacagccaaag ATGAGCTGACCTGCAGCGCCCGGCTGACGGTGAAGCCCTCCGTGCAGCCACTCTTCACCCGCAAACTGGAGGATGTGGACGTGGTGGAAGGACGGACAGCACGCTTTGACTGCATGGTCAGCGGGACCCCTGCGCCGACAGTCACCTGGAGCCACTTTG GCCAGATGGTGCAGGAAGGGGAGAACGTGCGTATCCAGCGGGATGGGGGGCTGCACTCATTGGTCATTGTGCATGTGAGCAGTGAGGATGAGGGGCACTACATGGTGACTGCCAGGAACATCCATGGCCACGTGGAGTGCTCCGCCGAGCTCTATGTGGAGGAGCCACGGCCATCTGCTGCCTCCCAGAT CTCCAAACTGGAGAAGATGCCATCCATCCCAGAGGAACCAGAGCAGGCGGAGACCGAGGCGGAATGCTTCACCATGCCCGACTTCCTGAAGCCACTGCACAAtctggaggtggtggagtccaAGGAGGCGGTGCTGGAATGCCAGGTGGCTGGGATGCCATATCCATCCATCACCTGGTTTCACAACGGGTCGCGCATTGACAGCACTGATGATCGCAAGATGATGCAAT ATAAGGATGTGCATCGCTTGGTGTTCAGAGCCGTCAGCCACACTCATGCTGGCGTCTATAAAAGTGTCATTGCCAACAAAGTAGGGAAGGCCACATGCTATGCACACCTCTATGTCACAG ATGTGGTGCCAACCCCCCCGGATGGGCCTCCCACAGTGGCCTCAGTGACCGGCAGAGCCATCACACTGACATGGAACAAGCCCAAGTGGCTAGACACGGCCATAG accccagCTCAGTGACATATGTGGTGCAAATGCAAGTGCTGGGCATGACACAGTGGATGGTGCTGGTGGCTGGCGTGCGGGACACTACCTACACAGTGCACGGGCTCACCAAGGGGGCCCAGTACCTCTTTCGTGTCATTACTGCCACCCCCAAGACCAACAGCAAGCCCTCCCCACTGGTGGGGCCTGTGAAGCTCTTAGATCGAG GTCCCTACCTGGATGAGGCTCCAGTCATCCTGGATAAGCCTGATGTAGTATACGTGGTGGAGGGCCAACCAGCCtccatcaccatcaccatcaaCCACGTGGAGGCCACTGTCATCTGGAAGAG GGGCGGGCAGGTGCTGGGGGAGCAGGAGGGCACGTGCGAGATGACGATGCCGGATGATGACCAGCACTGCCTGCGGCTGCTGCACGTGGGtcggggggctgcagggctgctggcctGCGAGGTGAGCAACCACCACGGCACTGCCCGCTGCaccctccacctccacctcgCAG AGGCACCGCGTTTTGAGTCCATCATGGAGGACATCGATGCCCAGGAAGGGGAGACGCCCCGCTTTGCCGTGGTGGTAGAGGGCAAACCGCTGCCGGACATCATGTGGTACAAG GATGGGGAGCTGCTGGAAGAGAGCAGCCATCTGAGCTTTGTTTACGAGGACAATGAGTGCTCCCTAgtggtgctgggtgctgctgagcCCGACAATGGGGTATACACCTGCACGGCCAGGAACCTGGCAGGAGAGGTCTCCTGCAAGGCTGAGCTGGTGGTGCGCACAG cccagcctgcagccgATGCCACCATGGAGGAAGATGCGCTGCACAAGGCACGACGCCTGACTGACTACTATGATGTGCATGAGGAGATCGGGAG GGGGGCTTTCTCCTACCTGCGGAGAgtgacagagaagagcagccACCTGGACTTTGCTGCGAAGTTTGTTCCTGGCAGGACAAAGGCCAAGCAGTCAGCACGCCGGGAGCTGCACATCCTCTCACAGCTCGATCATGAGCGCATCGTCTTCTTTCACGATGCCTTTGAGAAGAAGAACGCAGTCATCATGGTGATGGAGCT ctgtgctgaggatgagctgctggaCAGGATGGCAAGGAAGCCCTCAGTGTGTGAGTCTGAG GTCCGCTCCTACATGCGGCAGATCCTTGAGGGAATCTGCTACCTTCACCAGCACCAAGTCCTGCACCTGGACATCAAA CCAGAAAACCTCCTGATGGCAGATTCAAGCAGTGAGCAGGTCCGGATCTGCGACTTCGGCAACGCGCAGGAGCTGACACCTGATGAGCTGCAGTACTGCAAGTATGGCACACCTGAGTTCGTGGGGCCCGAGATTGTCAACCAGAGCCCCGTCTCCATTGTCACTGATGTTTG GCCGGTGGGGGTCATTGCCTACCTGTG CCTCACCGGGATCTCCCCCTTCGTGGGTGAGAATGACAAAACAACGCTGATGAACATCCGCAACTACAACGTGGCTTTTGAGGAAAGGATGTTCCAGGGGCTCACTCGGGAGGCCAAGGGCTTCGTCATCAAAGTGCTGGTCAATGACAAGCT GAGACCCAATGCAGAACAGACTCTGGAGCACCCCTGGTTCAAG ACACTGGCCAAGGGGAAGGTCATCAGCACTGACCACTTGAAGCTCTTCCTCTCCCGTCGGAAATGGCAG CGCTCACAGATCAGCTACAAGTGCAACATGGTGCTACGGCCAATCCcggagctgctggaggacaCCTCCAACCACCTCTCCATCGCCGTGCCTCGCCACCTCAAGGAGTCTCCAGCCCTCTCGTCCTCCTCAGATTCGGATGACCTGGACGAGCTGCCCTTCATCCCCATGCCGCACCAGGTGGAGTTCTCTGGCTCCCGCATGTCCCTCAACGAGATCCCCACAGATGATGAGATGCCGGGGCCAGCTGAGGGTCTGCGGCAGGAGGTGGCCATGCCAGGGGACGGCTCTGCCATGGAGTGGCAGAGCGAGGCcaagggaaaggctgtggtGGCCCTGGGGAAGAGGCCGAGGGCCCCAGGGCCACGGCGGCAGTGTGCAGAGGTGGAGGCACCCAGCTCCTCTGATGAGGAGGACCCCGAGGCCCAGAAGCGGCTCGAGTATCCCCGCAAAGCCATGAGGAAGGGCTCCAGCCTGGAGTCCCCAGAGAGCGCCCGCCGGGGTGAGCTGAAGAGGGGCAGCTCGGCCGACAGTGCCCTGCTGAGCCGGCCCCCAGGCCTTGAGGAGGGGGCTGAGGTGGGCCGAGAGCCTCGTCGTGCCCTGGCCAAGGCGGCCTCCATGGAGCTGCCACGGCGGCGGGGGGCCGAGGACGAGCATGCCCAGCGCCTGGAGCTGATGCGGCAGCGCCTGCTGCGGGGCGGCACCGCCGATGGCAAGGTCAGCGGCTTGCGGGGTCCGCTCCTGGAAACACTTGGGGTCAGCCCCAACAAGAAGGGGCAGTGGCCGCCCCGCATGGAGCAACTGGCACCCTCAGTGCCGCGATTGGTGCGGGCAGCGTCCAGTGAGGCAGCCACGCCGCACCTGCTGCCCCCGGAGCGCGtcctgcagaagagcagctccttcagccacgGCGATGCCGAGCCCATTGTCCGGCACCGCCGCTCCGGAGCACCCCTGGAGATCCCGATGGCCCACACTGAGGTCCAGCGGCTCAAGGAGTCCCCATCGCTCTCGGCGCTCTCCGAGGCACGGCCCCAGATGCCAGAGACCACTGTACCACAGCCCCCTGCGGCCAAGGCTGCCCAGGAGAGGAGATCCAGCACTGAGGAGCGGGCCCAGTCCCAGGCCAGAGCTGCCACCACCACTGTGGGGAAGAAGCCGACGGAGGAAAAGGTGCCCACCAAGGCTGAAGCCACCAGAGCCACAGGGACCCCTGGGGTGGGGGCTGCCAGGCCCAGAGcagccaccccacagcagccTTCGGCTCCTGGTGCTCGCACCCCTAAGATGTCCTCCTATGCGGAGGTGATGCAGGCGATGGGAGCCATGTGGGAGGGGGAGCTGGCCACCAAGGAAGCCCCCCAGCCTGCTGCCCCTGCTGAGCACCCTGCACCGGCACCAGCACcagaggagaagaaggaggTGCAGCCTAccggctcctcctcctccctgctcatCCAAGACATTGACTCTGAGGAGGTCTTCGAGGCCAAATTCAAGCGGAGCCGTGAGTCATCCCTCAGCCGTGGGCTGAAGCTCCTCACCCGCTCCCGCTCTGAGGACCGGCACTTGGCCAGCCCCTCGGCCCGCGACGACGGCATTTACCGGCCCACACCAGCCGGAGTGCCCCTGGAGCTGCGCCGGAGCCAGCCCGCCGGCTTGGAGAAGTCCAAGTCGGTGCAGGACCTGCACGAGGTGGAGAAGGACAGCAGCTTCCTCCGCAGGATGTCTGTGCTCCTCAAGCGCACGCCACCcccagagaggaggaagagcaaaggggaggaaggaggcgGTGACACTCCGACCCGCGGGCGCCGCTTCTCCTGGAGCCTGGGCTTGGGCAGCTCCAAGGAGCGCAGGGACTCGGAGAGCCTCAAGTCGGAGCCGGGGGCTGGCGGGGAGTCGCCGGTGGTAGCAGTGCGGCGGAAGATCAGTGCCACTATGGAGCGGGTGTCCTCGCGGCTGCGCAGCCTGTCAGACGAGCGGCCCGAGGACGAGGGGTCGGGGGAGCTGGGTCAGCGGCGGCCCTCCCTGCTGCGCCGCTCCATCTCGGAGGGGGACAGCCTGCGACGGGTGGGCGTCGTGGCGCAGGACCAGGTGGGACCACCCCCGGCACCCGCACCATCTTCCGAATCCCTGCGCTCGGAGGGCAGCACCCGCTCCTCCGCCTCCGCCAAag GTGAGGGGCAGAAGCGGTCACGCTGGGAGCGTTGGGGGCTCTCCCGGATGAAGAAGGAGAAGGTGGCCTCACAGCCCAGCATCCCCTCCAGTGTGCTGCGGGAGGATGGCTCTGCAGCTGGGCGGCAGTATGCATCCAGCGAGTCAG atttcccccccatttttcACATCAAGCTGAAGGACCAGGTGCTCCTGGAGGGCGATGCCCTGACTctttgctgcctgcctgctggctgcccGACCCCCAGAATTGTCTGGATGAAAg ATAAGCGGTCACTGCAGGCAGACAACGTGCTGAACATCATCTCCTGCAAGGACGGCCGACAGATGCTCACCATCTCCAAGGTCTCCAGGAAGGATGCGGGGCTATATGAGTGTGCAGCCGCCAACACCATGGGCACAGCCATCAGCTCCTGCACGCTGGCTGTGGCAC GGCTTCCCGGGCGGCCAGGCACCCCGGAGATCGCCCAGAAGTACAAGAACACGGTGCTGGTGCTATGGAAGCCCGCAGAGAGCAAAGCCCCCTGCACCTACACGCTGGAGCACAGGCTGGAGG GGGAGCACGAGTGGAAGTTGGTCAGCACTGGCATCACTGACTGCTACTTCAACGTGACAGAGCTGCCCCCTGGCAGCGCAGCCAAGTTCCGGGTCGCCTGCATCAATAAAGCTGGGCAGGGGCCTTACAGCACCCCATCAGGCAAAGTGCACCTGGAGGCAACGG aCTCCCATGCTGCTCCAGCCAAGAACACTGCCATCCCCGTGCCTGACAAGGCAGCTTCCAGCCGGTCGACCCAAACACCGCAGGCACAGTTGGAGCCCCCGGCCTCAGGGCTGCCCCCAACCACTCCACCTCGCAAGCacaaggcagtgctgcagaagcctgagcaggcactgcagccaGGTGTCCCTGAGGGGGAACAGCCAGACCCCAAGCTCCCACCCAACATCACTGTCTGCGAGCCCCCAGAGCTGGTGTTCACTGCCCCTCAGACTACTGCCATGCCCCACACAGGCACCACTGCTGCTCCCATGGACACATCTGCTCCCACCTTGCCCACGCGGGTCTCCCACCAACCCAGAGCACCCTCTCCATCCAAACCCTCCCCTGCTCCCTCGGCGTCCACCACTCCCAACACTGCACCCACCAGGAAAATGCCCCCCTACATGGTCACATCCTTCGTGTCTATGCCCCCTGCCTCACCCCCTGCCCGGGAGGTGCCTGCCTCTACTCTATCCTCCAAGGAACCCTCAGGTGACAGCAGGGCCCCGGATGGCACGGCACTGCGGCAGGGTGTCCCCCAGAAGCCATACACTTTCCTGGATGAGAAAGCGAG GGGTCGCTTTGGGGTAATTCGGCTCTGCAAAGAGAATGCCACAGGAAAGCTCTTCATGGCCAAGATTGTGCCCTATGAGGCAGAGAGGAAGCAGAGCGTGCTGCAGGAGTATGAGATCCTGAAGGCACTGCACCACGAGCGGATCATGGCCCTACATGAGGCGTACATCACCCCTCGCTACCTGGTGCTCATCTGTGAGAACTGTGCTGGCAAGGAGATCCTCTACAGCATCGTGGACAG GTTTCGCTACTCGGAGGACGATGTGGTGAGCTatgtcctgcagctgctgcagggccttGAGTACCTGCATGGCCGCCGCATTGTGCACCTTGACATCAAGCCTGACAACGTTGTGGTCTCGGGCACAAACGCTCTCAAGATCATTGATTTTGGCAGCGCCCAGACCTACAACCCCCTGGTGTTGCGGCAGCTGGGGCGACGTGTGGGCACACTGGAGTACATGT CGCCAGAAGTGGTGAAAGGCGACCCGGTGGGCTCCGCTGCGGATGTTTGGGGTGTTGGCGTCCTCACCTACATCAT GCTGAGTGGGCGGTCACCATTCTTTGAACTGGACCCCATTGAGACAGAGAACCGCATCCTGGCAGGGCGCTTTGATGCCTTCAAGCTGTACCCCAACGTCTCACAGAGCGCTGCCCTCTTCATCCGCAAGGTCCTCACCGTCCACCCCTG GAGCCGCCCCACGGTGAAGGACTGCTTCGCCAACACCTGGCTCCAGGATGCCTACCTGATGAAGCTGCGCCGCCAGACTCTCACCTTCACCACCAATCGCCTCAAGGAGTTCCTGGTGGAGCACCAGCGGCGCCGTGGTGAGGCTGTCACCAAGCACAAGGTCTTACTCCGCTCCTACCAGGGTGGCCAGCCACCAGGGCCGCAGTAG